In Mycobacterium sp. Aquia_216, a genomic segment contains:
- a CDS encoding hemophore has translation MKTPFKTRRRTLVAGLIAAAGPATAVALMAGPPATGATDPCAASQVARTIGSVSKLMGDYLDSHPETNQTMTTMLRQQGGSQSVTSLKSYFEANPKVAADMAGVAQPLTSLSTQCKLPIGIPQAMGVMMQQAPGGGAGLPGGLPASPAAGLGTLPVNAAPGASSAATAPAGAGLGNSPAPAPFPPAATAPAPPGAGGTLPGPSRQNNVG, from the coding sequence ATGAAGACACCCTTCAAGACCAGACGGCGCACGCTCGTTGCGGGGTTGATCGCCGCCGCAGGGCCCGCCACCGCCGTTGCACTGATGGCCGGCCCGCCGGCGACCGGCGCCACCGACCCGTGCGCGGCCAGCCAAGTCGCCCGGACGATCGGCTCGGTCTCCAAGTTGATGGGCGACTACCTGGACTCCCATCCCGAAACCAACCAGACGATGACCACGATGCTGCGGCAGCAGGGCGGCTCGCAGTCGGTCACCTCGCTGAAGTCCTACTTCGAAGCCAACCCCAAGGTGGCTGCCGATATGGCTGGGGTCGCGCAGCCGCTGACCAGCCTTTCGACGCAGTGCAAGTTGCCGATCGGCATCCCGCAGGCGATGGGGGTGATGATGCAGCAGGCGCCCGGTGGCGGCGCCGGCCTGCCGGGCGGGTTGCCCGCCTCGCCCGCCGCTGGCCTGGGCACGCTGCCGGTGAATGCAGCGCCGGGGGCCTCGTCGGCGGCGACGGCGCCGGCCGGCGCAGGATTGGGGAATTCGCCGGCCCCGGCGCCGTTCCCGCCCGCAGCGACCGCGCCGGCCCCGCCGGGGGCGGGCGGCACGCTTCCCGGCCCGTCGCGGCAGAACAACGTCGGTTAG
- a CDS encoding AI-2E family transporter — protein MLANSDDASVEPLVRKTAAWAWRLLVILAAAVAFFWVVAKLEIIVVPVLLALMISALLVPVVDWLDRRGLPRGGAVALVLLGGFALLGGILTFVITQFVVGLPDLTEQVTRSIESTRRWLIEGPAHLRSEQITNAGNAAIQALHNNQSKLTSGALSTAATLTEMLTAAVLVLFTLIFFLYGGRNIWQYVAKIVPIGVRERVLDAGRAGYGSLIAYVRATFLVAFTDAAGVGTGLAIMGVPLALPLASLVFLGAFIPLIGALISGLVAVVVALLAKGIVYALLTLGLLVVINQIESHLLQPLVMGRAVSIHPLGVVLAISTGGVLAGIVGALLAVPTVAFLNNAIQVLLAPDPEAEAAKLSEGAEHTAVMQAEPDHPHQGSD, from the coding sequence ATGCTGGCAAACTCAGACGACGCCTCGGTCGAGCCCCTTGTCCGCAAGACCGCAGCCTGGGCGTGGCGTTTGCTGGTCATCTTGGCCGCGGCGGTCGCCTTCTTCTGGGTGGTGGCCAAGCTCGAGATCATCGTCGTCCCAGTGCTGCTGGCTTTGATGATCAGCGCGCTGCTGGTACCGGTCGTGGACTGGCTGGACCGGCGGGGCTTGCCGCGTGGCGGCGCCGTCGCGCTGGTGTTGCTGGGCGGGTTCGCGCTGCTGGGCGGCATCCTCACATTCGTCATCACCCAATTCGTCGTGGGTTTGCCCGATCTGACCGAGCAGGTCACCCGCAGCATCGAGTCCACGCGACGGTGGCTGATCGAAGGGCCGGCGCATCTGCGCAGCGAACAGATCACCAACGCGGGCAATGCCGCGATCCAGGCGCTGCACAACAACCAGTCGAAACTGACCAGCGGGGCGCTGTCGACCGCGGCCACGCTCACCGAAATGCTCACGGCCGCGGTCCTGGTGCTGTTCACCTTGATTTTCTTCCTCTACGGCGGCCGCAACATCTGGCAATACGTGGCCAAGATCGTCCCGATCGGCGTTCGCGAGCGGGTTCTGGACGCTGGCCGCGCCGGATACGGGTCGCTGATCGCCTACGTCCGGGCCACCTTCCTGGTGGCCTTCACCGATGCGGCCGGGGTCGGGACCGGATTGGCCATCATGGGCGTGCCGCTCGCGCTGCCGTTGGCGTCGCTGGTGTTTCTCGGTGCCTTCATCCCGCTGATCGGTGCCCTAATCTCGGGGTTGGTGGCCGTGGTCGTCGCACTGCTGGCCAAGGGGATTGTCTACGCGCTGCTCACGCTGGGCTTGCTGGTCGTGATCAACCAAATCGAGTCGCATCTGCTGCAGCCGCTGGTGATGGGGCGCGCGGTCTCGATTCACCCGCTCGGGGTGGTGCTGGCGATCTCCACCGGCGGTGTGCTCGCCGGGATCGTCGGTGCCCTGCTGGCGGTCCCGACGGTGGCGTTCCTCAACAACGCGATCCAGGTGCTGCTCGCGCCGGATCCGGAGGCCGAAGCCGCAAAGCTGTCCGAGGGCGCCGAGCATACGGCGGTTATGCAGGCAGAGCCGGACCATCCGCACCAGGGGTCCGACTAA
- a CDS encoding NYN domain-containing protein, translated as MSLTEEATAAAETGETATPSGDDPGSIDTPRRVLLIWDAPNLDMGLGSILGRRPTALERPRFDALGRWLLARTAEVSAARPGVVVEPEATVFTNIAPGSADVVRPWVDALRNVGFAVFAKPKIDEDSDVDRDMLQHIELRRQEGLAALVVASADGQAFRQPLEEIARTGVGGATPVQVIGFREHASWALASDTLDFVDLEDIEGVFREPLPRIGLDSLPDRGAWLQPFRPLSALLTTRV; from the coding sequence ATGAGCCTCACAGAAGAAGCGACCGCCGCCGCTGAAACCGGCGAAACCGCCACGCCGTCCGGCGACGACCCGGGAAGCATCGATACGCCGCGGCGCGTGCTGCTGATCTGGGACGCGCCCAACCTCGATATGGGCCTGGGCTCGATCCTGGGCCGCCGCCCGACGGCGCTGGAACGCCCGCGCTTCGACGCTCTCGGTCGTTGGCTGCTGGCCCGCACTGCCGAGGTCAGCGCCGCCCGGCCGGGCGTCGTCGTCGAACCCGAGGCCACCGTGTTCACCAACATCGCCCCGGGCAGCGCCGACGTCGTTCGACCGTGGGTGGACGCCCTGCGTAACGTCGGATTTGCGGTCTTCGCCAAGCCGAAAATAGATGAAGACAGCGATGTCGACCGGGACATGCTCCAGCACATCGAACTGCGGCGTCAAGAAGGACTCGCGGCGCTGGTCGTAGCCTCCGCTGACGGTCAAGCGTTTCGTCAGCCGCTGGAAGAAATCGCACGCACCGGGGTCGGCGGCGCGACCCCCGTCCAAGTGATCGGATTTCGCGAACATGCGAGTTGGGCACTAGCGTCGGATACCTTGGACTTCGTTGACCTGGAAGACATCGAGGGCGTTTTCCGGGAACCGTTGCCGCGGATCGGCCTAGATTCGCTGCCCGATCGGGGGGCGTGGCTGCAGCCGTTCCGGCCGCTGTCCGCGCTACTGACCACGCGTGTGTGA
- a CDS encoding lysylphosphatidylglycerol synthase transmembrane domain-containing protein, protein MSHDAPIRNLRFPGGGAFAHQGEPLAPARGGQTPRGKYWWVRWVVLGLVAIVLGVEVALGWDQLAKAWTSLFQANWWWLLAAVAAAAASMHSFAQIQRTLLKSAGVHVKQLRSEAAFYAANSLSTTLPGGPVLSATFLLRQQRIWGASTVVASWQLVMSGVLQAVGLALLGLGGAFFLGAKNNPFSLLFTLGGFIALLLLSQAVASRPELIEGIGTRVLAWFNSVRGKPIDTGLAKWREILMQLESVSLGRRDLGVAFSWSMFNWIADVACLAFAAYAAGDHASVAGLTVAYAAARAVGTIPLMPGGLLVVEAVLVPGLVSSGMSLPNAISAMLLYRLISWLLISAVGWVVFFFVFRTEKPGGSDDDPPTGPLPVLEPQLRHWNDVTADDAALQGPLPPPEPGKGAG, encoded by the coding sequence GTGTCGCACGACGCACCCATCCGCAACCTCCGCTTCCCGGGCGGCGGCGCATTCGCCCATCAGGGTGAGCCACTGGCCCCCGCGCGCGGGGGCCAGACGCCGCGGGGCAAGTACTGGTGGGTGCGATGGGTAGTGCTGGGCCTGGTCGCGATCGTGCTCGGCGTCGAGGTCGCACTGGGCTGGGATCAGCTGGCCAAGGCCTGGACGAGCCTGTTCCAGGCCAACTGGTGGTGGTTGCTCGCGGCGGTGGCCGCGGCGGCCGCGTCGATGCACAGCTTCGCCCAGATCCAGCGCACATTGCTGAAGTCCGCCGGGGTGCACGTGAAGCAGCTGCGGTCCGAGGCCGCCTTCTACGCCGCCAACTCGCTGAGCACCACGCTGCCCGGCGGCCCGGTGCTATCGGCGACGTTTTTGCTTCGCCAGCAACGTATTTGGGGCGCCTCGACCGTGGTGGCGTCCTGGCAGTTGGTGATGTCGGGCGTGCTGCAGGCGGTGGGTCTGGCCCTGCTCGGGTTGGGCGGCGCTTTCTTCCTGGGCGCCAAGAACAACCCCTTCTCGTTGTTGTTCACGCTCGGCGGCTTCATCGCGTTGCTGCTGCTTTCCCAGGCGGTGGCATCCCGGCCGGAACTGATCGAGGGCATCGGCACCCGCGTCTTGGCGTGGTTCAACTCGGTTCGCGGCAAGCCGATTGACACCGGGCTGGCGAAGTGGCGAGAGATCCTCATGCAGCTCGAATCGGTCAGCCTGGGGCGGCGCGACCTGGGGGTGGCGTTCAGCTGGTCGATGTTCAACTGGATTGCCGACGTCGCCTGCCTCGCGTTCGCCGCGTACGCGGCCGGCGACCACGCGTCCGTCGCCGGGCTGACCGTGGCCTACGCGGCCGCGCGTGCCGTCGGCACGATTCCGCTGATGCCGGGTGGGCTGTTGGTCGTCGAGGCGGTGCTGGTACCCGGCCTGGTGTCCAGCGGTATGTCGTTGCCCAACGCGATCTCGGCCATGCTGCTCTATCGGCTGATCAGCTGGCTGCTCATCTCCGCCGTCGGCTGGGTGGTGTTCTTCTTCGTGTTCCGCACCGAAAAGCCGGGCGGCTCCGACGACGACCCGCCGACCGGTCCGCTGCCCGTGCTCGAGCCGCAGCTGCGGCACTGGAACGATGTCACCGCCGACGACGCCGCGCTGCAGGGTCCGTTACCGCCACCCGAACCGGGGAAAGGCGCCGGCTAA
- a CDS encoding MMPL family transporter produces MFAWWGRTVYRYRYIVIGVMVALCLGGGIFGLSLGKHVTQSGFYDDGSQSVTASILGDKTYGRDRTSQIVATFTAPDGKSVDDPAWRQQTVDELNKFVKDHPSEVLGWAGYLALAPGVEAPNAQIKGMATEDRKHTFVTVPLKGDDDDTILNNYKAIAPDLQKLNGGKIELAGLEPIANALTGTIATDQKLLEFFGLPVVAVVLFFVFGGVIAAGLPVMVGGLSIAGATGILRLVAMFGPVHFFAQPVISLIGFGIAIDYGLFIVSRFREEIAEGYDTEAAVRRTVMTAGRTIAFSAVLIIASSAALLVLPQGFVHSLTYAIFAAVGLAAILSITLLPACLAVLGTNVDALGVRTLFRVSFLRNWEVSRAVINWFAERLQKTKTREEVEAGFWGKLVNRVMKRPLVFAIPIAVGMILLWIPLGNLSLGGMSEKYLPPDNAVRLAQEHFDKQFPGYRTEQLTVVIESNNHSKVTDQQVADIRNRISGITGFTDKTWEERPCPDIAGNPCAPGPNGTTRPKDDSVRVIQNGLVNKNDAAKKIHELRAINPPKGISLLVGGTPALEQDSIQALIDRAPLMVVVLLSATLVLMFLAFGSVVLPIKAVLMSALTLGSTMGILTWIFVDGHFSKWLNFTPTPLMVVLIALVVCVGFGLATDYEVFLVSRMVEARERGMSTAEAIRIGTATTGRLITAAALILAVVAGSFVFSDLVMMKTLAFGLMAALLLDATVVRMFLVPSVMKLLGDDCWWAPRWARRLQNSIGLGEIDLPDERKRTGVNGRAIRPPVAASLVAAKPRSPHDPTHPGGPPEPSRAIRPGPSDPSEPRPTPELPPGPNAARTQSRPSQPTEAKTTRFSAQANPESNPARPPAPTTPTPPAPPPSAGQTRAMPVPGNHESKADPADPTTALPAMRPEGTDADAATEKMNARSPGDNGDNSRPRRRAGGGLSAQDLLRREGRL; encoded by the coding sequence GTGTTCGCCTGGTGGGGTCGAACCGTGTACCGCTACCGGTACATCGTGATCGGGGTCATGGTGGCTCTGTGCCTTGGCGGCGGCATCTTCGGGCTGAGCCTCGGTAAACACGTCACGCAGAGCGGGTTTTACGACGATGGCAGCCAGTCCGTCACGGCTTCGATTCTGGGCGACAAGACCTACGGCCGGGACCGCACCAGCCAGATCGTGGCGACCTTCACCGCTCCCGATGGCAAGTCCGTCGATGACCCGGCTTGGCGACAGCAAACCGTCGACGAATTGAACAAGTTCGTCAAGGACCATCCCAGCGAGGTGCTCGGTTGGGCCGGTTATCTGGCGTTGGCCCCCGGCGTCGAGGCCCCTAACGCCCAGATCAAGGGGATGGCGACCGAGGACAGGAAGCACACCTTCGTCACCGTTCCGCTGAAGGGCGATGACGACGACACCATCCTGAACAACTACAAGGCCATCGCCCCCGACCTACAGAAGCTCAACGGCGGCAAGATCGAACTCGCCGGCTTGGAGCCGATCGCCAATGCCCTGACCGGCACCATTGCCACCGACCAGAAGCTCCTGGAATTTTTCGGGCTACCGGTCGTCGCTGTGGTCCTGTTCTTCGTGTTCGGCGGGGTGATCGCCGCCGGCCTGCCCGTCATGGTGGGCGGGCTCAGCATCGCCGGGGCTACCGGCATCCTGCGGCTGGTCGCCATGTTCGGCCCGGTGCACTTTTTCGCCCAACCGGTGATCTCGCTAATCGGCTTCGGCATCGCGATCGACTACGGGCTGTTCATCGTGAGCCGATTCCGCGAGGAGATCGCCGAGGGCTACGACACCGAGGCCGCCGTGCGGCGCACGGTGATGACGGCGGGGCGCACCATCGCGTTCTCCGCGGTGCTGATCATCGCCTCCAGCGCCGCACTGCTCGTGCTGCCGCAGGGCTTCGTGCATTCGCTGACCTATGCGATCTTCGCCGCGGTCGGGCTCGCGGCAATACTGTCCATCACCCTGCTGCCGGCCTGCCTGGCGGTCCTGGGCACTAACGTCGACGCGCTCGGCGTGCGGACCCTCTTCCGGGTGTCCTTCCTTCGCAATTGGGAGGTATCGCGGGCCGTCATCAACTGGTTCGCCGAGCGGTTGCAGAAGACCAAGACCCGCGAAGAGGTCGAGGCCGGCTTCTGGGGCAAGCTCGTCAACCGCGTGATGAAACGGCCGCTGGTCTTCGCCATTCCGATCGCCGTCGGCATGATTTTGCTGTGGATTCCGCTGGGCAACCTGTCCCTTGGCGGTATGAGCGAGAAGTACCTGCCGCCGGACAATGCAGTGCGCCTGGCACAGGAGCACTTCGACAAACAGTTCCCCGGGTACCGGACCGAGCAGCTGACCGTGGTGATCGAGAGCAACAACCACAGCAAGGTCACCGACCAGCAGGTTGCCGACATCCGCAACAGGATCTCGGGGATCACCGGGTTTACCGACAAGACGTGGGAGGAGCGGCCCTGCCCGGACATCGCCGGCAACCCCTGCGCCCCCGGTCCGAACGGAACGACGCGGCCCAAGGACGACTCGGTGCGGGTGATCCAGAACGGCCTGGTCAACAAGAACGATGCCGCCAAGAAGATCCATGAGCTGCGGGCGATCAACCCACCGAAGGGCATCTCGCTGCTGGTCGGCGGTACGCCGGCCCTGGAGCAAGACAGCATCCAAGCCTTGATCGACAGGGCCCCGCTGATGGTGGTGGTCTTGCTCAGCGCCACCCTGGTGCTGATGTTCTTGGCGTTCGGATCGGTGGTGTTGCCGATCAAGGCAGTGCTGATGAGTGCGCTGACGCTTGGCTCCACCATGGGCATCCTGACCTGGATCTTCGTCGACGGGCACTTCTCGAAGTGGCTGAATTTCACGCCGACGCCCCTGATGGTCGTGCTGATCGCGCTGGTCGTGTGCGTGGGCTTCGGCCTGGCCACCGACTACGAGGTGTTCCTGGTGTCCCGGATGGTGGAAGCCCGCGAACGCGGCATGTCGACCGCCGAGGCCATCCGGATCGGGACGGCGACCACCGGACGTTTGATCACTGCCGCCGCGCTGATCCTGGCCGTGGTTGCCGGCTCGTTCGTGTTCTCCGATCTGGTGATGATGAAAACCCTGGCCTTCGGGCTGATGGCGGCGCTGCTGCTGGACGCGACCGTGGTCCGGATGTTCCTGGTGCCGTCGGTGATGAAGCTGTTGGGTGACGACTGCTGGTGGGCGCCGCGCTGGGCCCGTCGCCTGCAGAACAGCATCGGGCTGGGCGAGATCGACCTGCCCGACGAGCGCAAGCGGACCGGTGTCAATGGCCGGGCGATCCGGCCGCCGGTCGCGGCCAGCCTGGTCGCCGCGAAACCGCGTTCGCCGCACGACCCCACGCACCCCGGCGGGCCCCCGGAGCCGTCCCGCGCGATCCGTCCGGGTCCGTCGGACCCGTCTGAGCCACGGCCCACCCCCGAATTGCCGCCGGGTCCCAACGCCGCCCGCACCCAGTCCCGACCCAGCCAGCCGACGGAAGCCAAGACCACCCGCTTCTCGGCGCAGGCAAACCCCGAATCCAACCCGGCGCGACCGCCGGCGCCCACCACGCCGACGCCGCCCGCGCCACCGCCATCGGCCGGTCAGACCCGGGCCATGCCGGTCCCCGGCAACCACGAGAGCAAGGCCGACCCGGCCGACCCCACCACCGCGCTTCCGGCCATGCGGCCCGAAGGCACCGACGCCGACGCCGCCACCGAGAAGATGAACGCCCGCAGCCCGGGCGACAACGGCGATAATTCCCGTCCGCGACGTCGCGCCGGCGGCGGGTTGTCCGCGCAGGATCTGCTGCGCCGCGAGGGACGGTTGTAG